Proteins encoded in a region of the Pseudopipra pipra isolate bDixPip1 chromosome 18, bDixPip1.hap1, whole genome shotgun sequence genome:
- the DDX54 gene encoding ATP-dependent RNA helicase DDX54 yields the protein MAPPRSRRQPRGAPACPQVPAPALPAFPTAAEEDDGADAELDTQAMVRAQNQKKKKSGGFQSMGLSYPVFKGIMKKGYKVPTPIQRKTIPAILRGRDVVAMARTGSGKTACFLIPMFERLKAPSQAGARALILSPTRELALQTLKFTKELGKFTGLKTALILGGDKMEDQFAALHENPDIIIATPGRLVHVAVEMKLKLHTVEYVVFDEADRLFEMGFAEQLHEIIARLPDCHQTVLFSATLPKLLVEFARAGLTEPMLIRLDVESKLSEQLKLAFFHVRGDDKPAVLLHLLRSVVKPQDQTVVFVATKHHTEYLKELLTAQGIRCTHIYSSLDQTARKINIAKFSQGKCPVLLVTDVAARGLDIPMLDNVINFSFPAKAKLFLHRVGRVARAGRSGTAYSLVAPDEMPYVFDLHLFLGHPLVLAGAQEMPADAGGVLGRVPQSLVDDEECLLLTDHEGSLELRSLRRIADNAQKQYLRSRPGPSPESIKRAKDLDVSQLGMHPLFSTRFEDTELERLKFVDSIKTYKSKATIFEINATSRTLASTIMRSKRRHDSALIEKFQRGQQEKRAAALKGQCPAQPGPQDGEGEGEQEDLQDVFSSVVGQKRKRGQRGEDGPRKKPQQPAQQVEDFYIPYRPKDFESERGLSVGGEGSAFEQQAAGAVLDLMGDENHNLNRSKQLLKWDRKKKRFVGQTGQEDKKKVRTESGRYISSSYKNNLYEKWKQKYKVDERDEEDEGQHSREQFRGKHRRGHGPTQPPAQGRVRSELKNKQQILKQRKKAAKQRFLQSGGLKRLKARNRQRVQELRQMAFGRRVGTTKKGKLRKRM from the exons ATGGCGCCGCCGCGCAGCCGCCGCCAGCCCCGGGGAGCGCCG GCGTGTCCCCAGGTCCCCGCGCCCGCCCTGCCCGCCTTCCCTACCGCTGCCGAGGAGGACGATGGCGCTGACGCCGAGCTGGACACCCAGGCCATGGTTCGGGCCCAGAaccagaagaagaagaaatccGGGGGCTTCCAGTCCATGG GCCTCAGCTACCCCGTCTTCAAGGGCATCATGAAGAAGGGCTACAAGGTGCCCACCCCCATCCAGAGGAAG ACCATCCCCGCCATCCTGCGCGGCCGGGACGTGGTGGCGATGGCACGGACGGGCAGCGGGAAGACAGCCTGTTTCCTCATCCCCATGTTTGAGCGGCTCAAGGCGCCCAGCCAGGCCGGGGCACGTGCCCTCATCCTCTCGCCCACCCGGGAGCTGGCCCTGCAGACCCTCAAGTTCACCAAGGAG CTGGGCAAGTTCACAGGCTTGAAGACAGCCTTGATCCTGGGAGGAGACAA GATGGAGGACCAGTTTGCTGCCCTGCATGAGAACCCGGACAT AATCATCGCCACCCCCGGGCGCCTGGTGCACGTGGCAGTGGAGATGAAGCTGAAGCTGCACACTGTGGAGTACGTGGTGTTCGACGAGGCCGACAG gctCTTCGAGATGGGCTTTGCTGAGCAGCTCCACGAGATCATTGCCCGGCTCCCAGACTGCCACCAGACCGTCCTCTTCTCCGCCACACTGCCCAAGCTGCTCGTCGAGTTCGCCCGGGCCG GCCTCACCGAGCCGATGCTGATCCGCCTGGATGTGGAGTCCAAGTTGAGCGAGCAGCTCAAG CTGGCATTCTTCCACGTGCGTGGGGATGACAAACcggccgtgctgctccacctgcTCCGCAGTGTGGTGAAGCCCCAGGACCAGACCGTCGTCTTCGTGGCCACCAAGCACCACACGGAGTATCTGAAGGAA ctgctgaCAGCGCAGGGCATCCGCTGCACCCACATCTACAGCTCTCTGGACCAGACCGCCCGCAAGATCAACATTGCCAAGTTCTCCCAGGGCAAGTGCCCGGTGCTGCTGGTCACCGACGTGGCCGCCCGCGGGCTGGACATCCCCATGCTGGACAACGTCATCAACTTCAGCTTCCCTGCCAAGGCCAAGCTGTTCCTGCATCGTGTCG GTCGTGTGGCCCGAGCTGGCCGGAGTGGCACTGCCTACTCACTGGTGGCTCCTGATGAGATGCCCTATGTCTTCGACCTGCACCTCTTCCTGGGACACCCGCTCGTCCTCGCTGGAGCCCAGGAGATGCCTGCTG aCGCTGGTGGGGTCCTGGGCCGTGTCCCCCAGAGCCTGGTGGATGATGAGGAGTGCCTGCTGCTGACGGACCACGAGGGCTCGCTGGAGCTGCGCAGCCTGCGCCGCATCGCCGACAACGCCCAGAAGCAATACCTgcgctcccggcccggcccctcGCCCGAGTCCATCAAGAGGGCCAAGGACCTGGATGTGTCCCAGCTGGGCATGCACCCACTCTTCA GCACTCGCTTCGAAGACACTGAGCTGGAGAGGCTGAAGTTTGTGGACAGCATTAAAACCTACAAGTCCAAGGCG ACCATCTTCGAGATCAACGCCACATCCCGGACGCTGGCCAGCACCATCATGAGGTCCAAGCGGCGCCACGACAGTGCCCTGATCGAGAAGTtccagcgtgggcagcaggagaagcGGGCAGCAGCACTCAAAGGGcagtgccctgcccagcctgggccccaggatggggaaggagaaggagagcaGGAAGACCTCCAG GACGTGTTCTCCAGTGTGGTGGGCCAGAAGCGAAAACGGGGCCAAAGGGGAGAAGATGGTCCCAGGAAAAAGccacagcagccagcacagcaggtCGAGGACTTCTACATCCCATACCGGCCCAAGGACTTTGAGAGCGAGCGGGG GCTGAGCGTGGGCGGCGAGGGCAGCGCCTTCGAGCAGCAGGCGGCCGGGGCCGTCCTGGACCTCATGGGCGACGAGAACCACAACCTCAACAGGAGCAAGCAGCTGCTCAAGTG GGACCGCAAGAAGAAGCGGTTTGTGGGGCAGACAGGCCAGGAGGACAAGAAGAAGGTGCGGACGGAGAGCGGGCGCTACATCAGCAGCTCCTACAAGAACAACCT CTATGAGAAGTGGAAGCAGAAGTACAAGGTTGATGAGCGGGATGAGGAGGACGAAGGCCAACACAGCAGGGAGCAGTTCAGAGGGAAGCACAGGCGTGGGCACG GGCCCACACaacccccagcccagggcagggtgcGCTCAGAGCTGAAGAACAAGCAGCAGATCCTGAAGCAGCGCAAGAAGGCGGCCAAGCAGCGGTTCCTGCAGAGCGGGGGCCTGAAGCGCCTCAAGGCCAGGAACCGGCAGCGGGTGCAGGAGCTGCGGCAAATGGCCTTCGGGCGCCGGGTGGGCACCACCAAGAAGGgcaagctgaggaagaggatgTAG
- the RITA1 gene encoding RBPJ-interacting and tubulin-associated protein 1, producing the protein MRAGGADPGPAPGGGSAPAAARPPRVPRGRRRARASFVDESLFGRPAGARPPPPAFAPPWAAPPAPAAGGSRPRSQCRSRSHAPSFCDESLFGAKPQGAAWAAPWMRKQDIAKLHTLLWSPPPAPRNQPGLSPRSRGTPLRALHPPASAPPAAAGSEPGHRGKSGGWKCPESNPCSEGWGPPVRGRSQSVSRLSAPLERLHLASDNLGTEKWKNQSAPTTPASSGGPLMRGRSKSLSGPPVARNGKAAGGCKPRPPWK; encoded by the exons atgcgggcggggggagcggaTCCGGGACCGGCCCCGGGCGgcggctccgctcccgccgccgcccgcccgccgcgggtgccccggggccgccgccgggcACGGGCCTCCTTCGTGGACGAGTCGCTGTTCGGGCGCCCCGCGGgtgcccgcccgccgccgcccgccttCGCACCGCCCTGGGCGGCTCCTCCGGCTCCCGCTGCCGGCGGCTCCCGGCCGAGGAGTCAGTGCAG GTCCCGAAGCCACGCTCCGTCCTTCTGCGATGAGTCCCTGTTCGGTGCCAAGCCCCAGGGTGCCGCTTGGGCAGCTCCGTGGATGAGGAAACAAGACATAGCCAAGCTCCATACGCTGCTTTGgagccccccgcccgcccctcgAAACCAGCCCGGCCTTTCCCCCCGCTCCAGGGGGACACCCCTGAGAGCTTTGCaccctccagcctctgcccctcCGGCCGCAGCGGGCTCAGAGCCCGGCCACAGGGGCAAATCCGGTGGCTGGAAGTGTCCCGAGAGCAATCCTTGCTCCGAAGGCTGGGGACCTCCTGTCAGAGGACGTTCCCAGTCTGTCAGCCGGCTCAGCGCCCCCTTGGAAAGGCTTCACCTGGCTTCAGACAACCTCGGGACAGAAAAGTGGAAAAACCAGAGTGCTCCGACAACCCCTGCCTCCTCCGGAGGCCCTCTGATGAGGGGCAGGTCCAAAAGCTTGTCCGGACCTCCTGTGGCCAGGAATGGCAAAGCAGCAGGTGGCTGCAAGCCCAGACCACCCTGGAAGTGA